TTTTCCGAGAGTGCCTCCAAGATGCCGGCGATGATCTTCGCCGAGGCGCCGGGTTCGGTGATGCTCTCGAGTTCGTCGACCAGCACGAGCGAGCCCTCGCCGCCCTGGGCGAGGTCGGCGAACTCCCGGACCGTCGACTCGAAGGCGCCCGCGTCGAGCGTCCCCTGCGTCTTGGCGTGGTAGTGGAGGTCGTCGAACCGCCGGAGGCGCACGCGCTCCGCCGGAACGGGCAGGCCCATGTGGGCCAGCACGACGACGCTGGCGACCAGATCAAGCGTCGAGGTCTTCCCCCCGCTGTTGACCCCCGACAGCAGCGCCACGTCCGAGACCGCGTAGTCGACGGGATCGATGGCCTCGAGCGGCTCGTCGAGCAGGGGCGACTGGCCGCCCTCGATGGCGAAGCCGACGGGGTCGTCGCTCTCGGTCGTCACTCCGTCGTCTTCCGAGGCGTTACGCGCCTCGCTCTCAACGAACTCCGGCATCGTACACTCGTACTCCCGGGCGAAGCGGGCGATCGCGAGTTCGACGTCCAACTCGAGGGCATCCCGAACGAGCTGGCGGGCCCCCTCGCGCTGGTCGGCCAGATCGGCGGCGAGCTCCCGTTTGAGTCGGCCGGCGCGGCGCTCCTTGGCCGCGGTCAGCTCCTCGCGCAGCCGCGAGACGACCGCCTCGTCGCGTTCGACCGGAAACGCCGGTTCGTCGCTGAACGCCCGTCGGGCGATCTCGCTCTCCCCCTGATCGAGATCCAGCGCGTCGATCAGGTGTTCGCGGGCGGCCTCGACGGCCGTGGCGTACTCGTCGGCGAGTTCGCGGGACAGTAGGGAGTCGACGCCGGCGCCCCGTTCGACCAGCGAGAGCAGGTCTGATCCTTCGATCGTCACGTCCTGCTCGCGGATGGCTTCCCGCAGACGGTCATTGGCCACGCTCTCGGCCGCGCTCGCGGCCGCGTCCAGGTCGTCGACCGCCGTCGTCAACCGGTCGAGTTCGTCGTCGCCCGCGACGGTGCCGTCCTCATCGAGCCGCGAGAGGCCGTCCCCGAGCGCCTCGAGGTCGCAGGCCGGATCCAGATCCGCCGCTTGATGCACCTCGACGGCCGCCTGCAGGCGGTCCCGGTTGCGCGCGAAGAAGGCCAGCGGCCGCTCGGGGACGACTTCGGCGGGATTCTCGAGGGCGCCGGGCTTGACCTGGACGTCGCCCTCGAGGGTGACGCCGGCGAAGGATTCGTCGAGCGCGATCACCGTCGAGTACCCCCTCGCGAGTTCGGCCAGTCCCTGGGCGTTCTCTACGATCTCGACGGAGAGCTCTGGGATCGCTTCTTTCGCCTCGCTATAACGCTCGGCGTCGGTCGTCGCCAGACAGCGCTCGCGGACGCGGACGTCGCCCGGGTTCCGGAGCGGTTCGAGCCCCTCGAGGGCCTCGAGCACCGCGTCGTCGTCGTCCCGGTCGATCGCCTCGCGGGCGAACGCCTGCACGTCCTCGATGCGCGAGCGGCGCGGACTCGGGTAGATCGTCTCAAGCCGCTGGGCGGCGTAGTCGGTAACGGTGCGTTCTTTCAGCAGTCCGAGGACCTCCCGGTAAACCTCGCGGGCGCGGTCGGTCGCGAGGAAGCCGCCGGGGTCGTCGTGCTCCTGGCGGATCGCGCCGCGCGCGATGCGGGCGGCCCGTCCCTGGGTGATCCCCGGCGCGGTCGCGATCGTCGCGACGTCGCCCCGCCGCAGCGCGCGCTCGGGCTCGTCGAGCGCTTCCAGCGCCCGAGCGGTCTTTTCGCCCACGCCCGGGATCGTCTCGAGGTCCATTGCTTCTCGACGGTCGTATCCAACCGAAGCGAGAAAAAGTTCCCGCCCGGTTTTTGGCGACCGGCGTGGTAACTCGGCGCATGCCGACCGGCGCACTCGAGTACCACGAACGGACGAAACACTCGCCCAGAAGCGTCCGCGAGGGGAGTACGGGGCTGAACTTCGACAACAAGCCGCGGCCGTACAAGGCGTACGTCGACCTGCCGTCGATCCCGCTGGCCGAGCGGATCCGCCCGCCCCAGCAGCCGGCGCTGTCGGCGATCGCCGAGCCGACGCCTGACGGCGACTCGAGGCGCGGTCGCGACCCGGACCGCGAGACCGTCACGACGCTCTGTTACTACGCCGCGGGCATCACGAAGGCGATCGACCTCCGAAATCGGACGAAACTGTTCCGGGCGGCGGCGACCACCGGCGCGCTCTACCACGTCGATCTGTACGTTATCTGTGGCGACCTCGAGGGGCCGGGTAACGACTCGAATGCCGATCCCGACCTCGACCTCGAGGCCGGCGTCTACCACTTCGATCCCCCCACCTGCTCGCTGGACGTCCTCCGCGAGGGCGACCACCGCGGCGTCCTCGCGGCCGCCAGCGAGTACGAGGCCGTCGCCGAGGCGCCGCTGTCGATCGTCGCGACTTCGACGTGGTGGCGAAACGCCTGGAAGTACGAGACGCGAACCGTCCGCCACGCCTTCTGGGATTCGGGGACGACGCTGGCGAACCTGCTGGCGGTCGCCCACGCGCTGGACTACCGCGCCGATGTCGTCACCGGCTTCGCCGACCGCCCCGTCGCCGACCTGCTCGGTGTCGACCCCGAGCGCGAGGCGCCCCTCGAGATCGTCCCGATCGGCGCGGACGCGCCCGTTCCGAGTTCGGCGGCCGCCGATATCGACCCGATCGATCCCGCTACAGAACCTCTCTCACCGAATGAACGGGAATTTCCGCTGATCCATGAGGCCTGGCAGGCCGGAACGCTCGAGGACGGCACCGCTGTTGCTTCGTGGCGCGCTGGAGGACCGACGGGGAACCGGACGATCGGCACCCGCGACCCCGGCGACGGCGAGCGCGTCCCGCTCGAGCCGGTCGACCACGATCGGGCCTCGAGCCGCCCCCTCCATCGAACGATCCGTCGACGCGGCTCCTGTCGCGAGTACGAGCGCGAGCCGATCAGCTTCCGACAGCTCTCGACCGTGCTCGACCGGGCCGTCCGCGGCGTCCCGATGGACGTACGGGGCGGGGGCGAGCGAAGCGAGACCGGCGCCGACCCGCCGCTCTCGTTCGTCGACCCCTATCTGATCGTCAACGGCGTCGACGGCCTCGAGTCGGGCAGCTACCACTACCATCCCGATGCGGGCGAACTCGAGCGCCTCCAGTCGGGCGAGTTCCGACGCGAAGCGAGCCACCTCGCGCTGGACCAGCGGTTGGGCGGCGATGCCGCGGTCTGCGTCTATTTCCTGACCGACCTCGAAGACATCGTCGATGCGCTCGGTGACCGCGGCTATCGCGCGGCTCAACTCGAGGCCGCCCTGACCGCGGGGCGGCTGTATTTGGGGACCTATGCCCACCGGACGCTGGGCGGGACCGGGCTGACGTTCTACGACGACGTCGCGACGGACTTCTTCGCGCCGCGAGCCGCTGGACAGACCCCGATGTTTCTGTACACGATCGGACGACCGGCCTGAGACGCTCGTTGCTGGAATCGGACGGTACCGTGTGGTGGAAGCCGAGCGGGGAGCGCAAACGGGCGGCGATGTGAGACGAGAGGCGAGAGCCGACTGACGGTCGACGAGGGCAGCGCGCCGACGTCGGTGTCGAACTTTTATACGGCAGCGCGTTACCCAATCGACCATGCAGTCCAGACCGCCCTGCGGTTCGTCGGCGCGGTACCGACTCGGATCGATCCCCACCCCGAACGGACGGCGACGAGAGCAGACGCATGGAGTATGAACGCACCGACGTGGTCGACCGCGTCGAACTGCTTCGCGCCTACGCGTACGGCCTCTGTATGGGCGCGGCCGACGCCCTGCCCGGCGTCTCTGGCGGCACCGTCGCGCTCTTGCTCGGCTTCTACGGCCGGCTGATCGCCGCTGTCACCGCGCTCACCCCCGGTCGGGCGCTCACCGTCCTGCGAGGCTATCGCCCTGAGCGGCGCTCCCGGGCCCGGGACGCGCTCCTCGAGATGGACCTCCAGTTCCTGCTGCCCCTCGGCGTCGGGATGGTCACCGCCGTCGTCTTCATCGCGGATATTGTCTCGTCGCTCGAGTCGTCCCACCCGGTCGCCCTGTTCGGCTTCTTCACCGGCCTGATCGCCGCCTCGGCGGTCGCCCTCTACCGGAGCCTCGAGATCACCTCGCCGAGCCACGTCGTCGCCGTGCTGGCCGGCGCCGGGCTCGCCTTGCTGGTCGCCGCCGATATCGTCGAACTTCCGGGCAGCGGCGGGGTCGTGATCTTCCTCGCCGGCGCCGTCGCCATCAGCGCGATGATCCTGCCGGGGATCTCAGGCTCGCTCATCCTAATCCTGCTCGGCCAGTACGTCTTCCTCTCCGGGGAGCTGAGCGCGTTCGTTCACGCGGTCGCCGACCTCGTCGGCGGCGGCTCGCTCGCGGCCGTCGTCGACCCGGGGACGACCGTCGCGCTGTTCGTCGCCGGCGGGATCGTCGGGCTCGTGACGATCGCTCGCGTCGTTCGCGCCGCGCTGGCCCGCCACCGATCGGTGACGCTGATCTTCCTGGTGAGCCTCATCGCCGGCTCGGTGCCGGCCCCGCTGCACAACATCGGTGAGAGCCACGCGTGGACTGCCGAGACGATGGGGCTGACCGCCGCGTGGGCAGTCCTCGGCGCTATCGCCCTGTTCGGCCTCGAGTATCTCGTCGGCGGCTTCGATCCGGAGTAAGTCGGCGGCTTCGGTCGCGCTTGCGCGCTCCGGGACGCTCGTTATTCCATCGGCGCCCTCAGGACGGATATGCCACTCAAGAAACTCCTCGGTTCGAAAGCGATGCGGTCGATGACGGTCGTTTCGGTTCTCTCGGAGGCTCGAAAGGCGTTCGGGCGGGGGAACCGGACTCGCGGAATCGCGCTCCTCTTCGTCGCCGTTCTCGCCTGGAAGTGGACAGTGGCTGGACTCGCAGCACAGGGCCTTCTCAAGCTGGTCCGCGGTGGTGGGTCGTCGCCATCGGACTCGAGTCCGGCCTGATCGCGTACCCGCGAGACCGCGGCGCTCGAGCGAGTTGTCGAGACGCCCCTCCGGGCGTAGCGCCTTCCCCGTCGGTTCCCTACGGTTCCGGTATGGGAGCCGACTGCACCTACTGCGGCTGCGATATCGAGCGCCACGAGCCGGTGTTCGTCAGTGAGGAAAGCGTCGAGACGCCGACGAGCCGGTTCTGCAACTACGGCTGTCTCGCGGCCCACATCGAGGAGGAGGGGTTGACTGCCGGGACGACCTGCGAGTGGCAGTAAGTCGGTCGTCGGCGTTCGACTGACCTTGCCGATCAGCGCGATTGACGTCAGTCCCCGAAGTCGGCGTCCTCGAAGTTCTCGTTGGCCAGCTCGTCGATCATGTCCTCGATCTCTTCCTGCTTGTCGTCGTCTAAGTCCTCGACCGAACCGACGCCGTGCCCGCCGCTCTTGGCGGTCTGGAGAGCGTTCTTGTTCAGGTTGCCGTCCGGGTCCACGGCGGGCAGTTTCAGGTCAGTGAAGTTCTCCGGCGGGAACCCGGACGACGAGAGGATGAAGTGGTCGGCGACCTCGCTCAGATCATCGGTCTGGCGAGACTCGTCAGAGTCTCGCTGACCATCCGAACTTTGCTCGGAGATATCGAAGTCCTCGAGTTGCGGCTCGTCCCATTCCTCGGTCGTCGTCCCCGAAAAGTCGGGTTCGTGCATCTCGTAGTCGGTCATGTGCGGACCTCCGACGATCCGCGAAATCGAACTACTCCTTGCGTTCTCAACGGACTCGCCGGACGCAGGCCGTCGAGTCGATGAACGCGTTCGGAACGTTGTTTTAGCCGGACAGGAAACTACCGAAAGAAGAATGCGAGACGAAACCGATCGCGACGAGGTGAGTCGATGAACGAAGAGAAGACGACTCGAGCCCTGTATGAACGGTCGCTGTCGACGCTCGTCGGCGGCGTGAACTCGCCCGTGCGGGCCGGTTCCCAGCCCTATCCGGAGTTCGTCGAGCGCGGCGAGGGCGCTCGCGTCGTCGACGTGGACGGGAACCGCTATCTCGATTACGTGATGGGGTACGGGCCCCTCTTGCTCGGTCACGACCTGCCCGATCCGGTTCGGGACGCGGTCGACACAGCGGTCGATGCAGGGCCGATGTACGGCCTCTCGACCGACCTCGAGGTCGAACTGGCGGAGTTCATCACCGACCACGTCCCGTCGGTCGAGCGCCTGCGGTTCGTCAACTCCGGGACCGAGGCGACGGCCGCGGCGGTCCGACTGGCTCGCGGCGCGACCGACCGCGATAAGATCGTCGTCATGCGGGGCGGCTATCACGGCGGCCACGAGTCGTTCCTCGTTGAGGGCGACGCAGAGCGGCCGCGCCCGGGAAGCGCGGGCGTTCCCGAAGCGTTCGCCGAGCAGACGATTCCGGTCCCCTTCAACGACGAGACGGCGCTCGCCGACGCGTTCGAACGACACGGCGACGAGATCGCGGCCGTCATCACCGAACCGCTGCTCGGCAACAACGGGATCGTCCGCCCGGTCGACGGCTTCCACGATACCGTCCGGACTCTGTGCGACGAGTACGGCGCGCTGTTCGTCCTCGACGAGGTCATCACCGGCTTTCGGGTCGGCGGCCTCTCGTGTGCGCAGGGGAAGTACGACATCGAACCGGACCTGACGACGTTCGCCAAGATCGTCGGCGGCGGCTTTCCCGTCGGCGCGATCGGCGGCCGCGCGTCGGTGATGGAGGAGTTCACGCCGACCGGCGAGGTGTTCGAGTCGGGGACGTTCAACGGGCATCCGGTCGCGATGGCGGCCGGCCTGGCGACCCTCGAGTACGCCGAGGAGAACGACGTCTACGAACACGTTGATGCGCTCGGCGATCGGCTCCGAACCGGCCTCAGCGAGATCGTCGCGGACCACGCGCCCGAGTACGCGGTCGTCGGCACGGACTCGATGTTCAAGCTCCTGTTCACCCGCGACGAACCGGCCGACCAACCCGACGCCTATCCGCGGGATGGCAGCGACGTCGACGCCGGCGACACCGAGCGCTGGCGGCGGCTCTTTCGGCCCGCGATGAAAGAGCGGGGGATCCTTCTGCCGCCCAATCAGTTCGAGAGCCAGTTCGTGAGCGACGCGCACACCGAGGCGGACGTCAAGCGGACCCTCGAGGCCTACAAGGACGTCCTCGCCTGACCGTCGCCGGAGTTCGAAATCGGACGCCGGACGTTCGATGCACCCTCTATCGCGATAACCCTTTTTCGAAGGCGGGCCAAGGACCACTGAACCACCGATGTCGTCCCCGACGATCACCGTCGTCCGCAATGAGGTCGATCCCGGCTGCGAGTACCACTGCGACGCCTTAGCGAGGGTCGTCTCCGACGCCGCGGCCGACGCTCGAGCGGTCGACTACCCGGCCGGCGAGCGCCCGGTCCTCGAGGAGACGGACGGCGTCATCATCACGGGGAGTACTGCGGGCGTCTACGAGGTCGACGACCGCCCGTGGATCGCCGATCAGAAGCGGCTCATCCGAGAGCTGGTCGACCGCGAG
This genomic window from Haloterrigena salifodinae contains:
- a CDS encoding MutS-related protein is translated as MDLETIPGVGEKTARALEALDEPERALRRGDVATIATAPGITQGRAARIARGAIRQEHDDPGGFLATDRAREVYREVLGLLKERTVTDYAAQRLETIYPSPRRSRIEDVQAFAREAIDRDDDDAVLEALEGLEPLRNPGDVRVRERCLATTDAERYSEAKEAIPELSVEIVENAQGLAELARGYSTVIALDESFAGVTLEGDVQVKPGALENPAEVVPERPLAFFARNRDRLQAAVEVHQAADLDPACDLEALGDGLSRLDEDGTVAGDDELDRLTTAVDDLDAAASAAESVANDRLREAIREQDVTIEGSDLLSLVERGAGVDSLLSRELADEYATAVEAAREHLIDALDLDQGESEIARRAFSDEPAFPVERDEAVVSRLREELTAAKERRAGRLKRELAADLADQREGARQLVRDALELDVELAIARFAREYECTMPEFVESEARNASEDDGVTTESDDPVGFAIEGGQSPLLDEPLEAIDPVDYAVSDVALLSGVNSGGKTSTLDLVASVVVLAHMGLPVPAERVRLRRFDDLHYHAKTQGTLDAGAFESTVREFADLAQGGEGSLVLVDELESITEPGASAKIIAGILEALSENSATAVFVSHLAGEIREMADYDVTVDGIEAVGLVDGELEVNRSPVKDHLARSTPELIVEKLADEARDDAVATNGGAPNGEGDPEPVFYDRLLEKFD
- a CDS encoding DUF368 domain-containing protein, with the translated sequence MEYERTDVVDRVELLRAYAYGLCMGAADALPGVSGGTVALLLGFYGRLIAAVTALTPGRALTVLRGYRPERRSRARDALLEMDLQFLLPLGVGMVTAVVFIADIVSSLESSHPVALFGFFTGLIAASAVALYRSLEITSPSHVVAVLAGAGLALLVAADIVELPGSGGVVIFLAGAVAISAMILPGISGSLILILLGQYVFLSGELSAFVHAVADLVGGGSLAAVVDPGTTVALFVAGGIVGLVTIARVVRAALARHRSVTLIFLVSLIAGSVPAPLHNIGESHAWTAETMGLTAAWAVLGAIALFGLEYLVGGFDPE
- the hemL gene encoding glutamate-1-semialdehyde 2,1-aminomutase codes for the protein MNEEKTTRALYERSLSTLVGGVNSPVRAGSQPYPEFVERGEGARVVDVDGNRYLDYVMGYGPLLLGHDLPDPVRDAVDTAVDAGPMYGLSTDLEVELAEFITDHVPSVERLRFVNSGTEATAAAVRLARGATDRDKIVVMRGGYHGGHESFLVEGDAERPRPGSAGVPEAFAEQTIPVPFNDETALADAFERHGDEIAAVITEPLLGNNGIVRPVDGFHDTVRTLCDEYGALFVLDEVITGFRVGGLSCAQGKYDIEPDLTTFAKIVGGGFPVGAIGGRASVMEEFTPTGEVFESGTFNGHPVAMAAGLATLEYAEENDVYEHVDALGDRLRTGLSEIVADHAPEYAVVGTDSMFKLLFTRDEPADQPDAYPRDGSDVDAGDTERWRRLFRPAMKERGILLPPNQFESQFVSDAHTEADVKRTLEAYKDVLA
- a CDS encoding SagB/ThcOx family dehydrogenase, with the translated sequence MPTGALEYHERTKHSPRSVREGSTGLNFDNKPRPYKAYVDLPSIPLAERIRPPQQPALSAIAEPTPDGDSRRGRDPDRETVTTLCYYAAGITKAIDLRNRTKLFRAAATTGALYHVDLYVICGDLEGPGNDSNADPDLDLEAGVYHFDPPTCSLDVLREGDHRGVLAAASEYEAVAEAPLSIVATSTWWRNAWKYETRTVRHAFWDSGTTLANLLAVAHALDYRADVVTGFADRPVADLLGVDPEREAPLEIVPIGADAPVPSSAAADIDPIDPATEPLSPNEREFPLIHEAWQAGTLEDGTAVASWRAGGPTGNRTIGTRDPGDGERVPLEPVDHDRASSRPLHRTIRRRGSCREYEREPISFRQLSTVLDRAVRGVPMDVRGGGERSETGADPPLSFVDPYLIVNGVDGLESGSYHYHPDAGELERLQSGEFRREASHLALDQRLGGDAAVCVYFLTDLEDIVDALGDRGYRAAQLEAALTAGRLYLGTYAHRTLGGTGLTFYDDVATDFFAPRAAGQTPMFLYTIGRPA